One genomic segment of Roseovarius carneus includes these proteins:
- a CDS encoding 4-(cytidine 5'-diphospho)-2-C-methyl-D-erythritol kinase: protein MEDPAPDRMIEAFAPAKINLTLHVTGQREDGYHLLDSLVMFADIGDRVLVRPAAQTSLEVTGPTATGVPTDGRNFALMAAKLMGVDAAITVEKNLPLAAGIGGGSSDAAATLRALSELSGRAVPADLMCLGADTPVCAHGLGAARMRGVGEDVTGAPGLPILHAVLVNPNIPVLTATVFAHLKHRENPAMPESLPQDVDAGQLIDWLKGMRNDLQPAAMEAEPVVAQVFSALEVTPGCRLTRMSGSGGTCFGLYDDAETAAAAAGRLRETHPGWWTVVTQLNTGG, encoded by the coding sequence ATGGAAGACCCTGCGCCAGACCGCATGATCGAAGCCTTTGCGCCCGCTAAAATCAACCTGACCCTGCATGTGACGGGGCAGCGGGAAGATGGCTATCATCTCTTGGATTCGCTGGTGATGTTCGCCGATATCGGCGACCGGGTGCTGGTGCGACCCGCCGCTCAGACCTCGCTTGAGGTCACCGGCCCCACCGCCACAGGCGTGCCCACGGACGGGCGCAACTTCGCGCTTATGGCCGCCAAGTTGATGGGCGTGGACGCGGCCATCACCGTTGAGAAAAATCTGCCGCTGGCCGCCGGGATCGGAGGCGGCTCCTCGGATGCTGCGGCCACCTTGCGGGCCCTGTCGGAGCTGAGCGGGCGTGCCGTGCCCGCCGATCTGATGTGCCTTGGGGCCGATACACCCGTCTGCGCACATGGCCTTGGCGCCGCCCGGATGCGCGGCGTGGGCGAGGATGTAACCGGCGCGCCGGGCCTTCCCATACTGCATGCCGTGTTGGTGAACCCCAATATTCCCGTGCTGACCGCCACGGTGTTCGCGCATCTCAAACACCGTGAAAACCCCGCCATGCCCGAGAGCCTGCCGCAAGATGTGGATGCCGGTCAGCTTATCGACTGGCTCAAGGGGATGCGAAACGACCTGCAACCGGCGGCGATGGAAGCCGAGCCCGTGGTGGCGCAGGTTTTCTCGGCTCTGGAGGTTACACCGGGCTGCCGCCTGACACGGATGTCAGGCTCGGGCGGCACATGCTTTGGTCTCTACGATGATGCGGAGACCGCCGCCGCCGCCGCCGGACGGCTGCGGGAGACGCATCCGGGATGGTGGACCGTGGTCACCCAGCTGAACACTGGCGGCTAA
- a CDS encoding polyprenyl synthetase family protein, whose amino-acid sequence MGLDHASMKPHERLAQRFEGKLGAVNALIRARMASKHAPRIPEVTAHLVEAGGKRLRPMLTLAAADLCGYVGDHDEKLAATVEFIHTATLLHDDVVDESAQRRGRATANLLWDNKSSVLVGDYLFSRSFQLMVETGSLRVLDILANASATIAEGEVLQLTAARDLATTEEIYLQVVRGKTAALFSAATEVGGVIAGAPEDHVKALFDYGDALGIAFQIADDLLDFQGDSATTGKNVGDDFRERKLTLPIIKAVAAADAEERAFWSRTIEKGRQEEGDLEHAVSLLHRHGALEATRADAVAWADMAKAAIAQFPEHPVRDMLSDLSDYVVARLA is encoded by the coding sequence ATGGGATTGGATCACGCAAGCATGAAACCGCATGAGCGGCTGGCCCAGCGCTTTGAGGGCAAACTGGGCGCGGTGAACGCGCTGATCCGGGCGCGGATGGCCTCGAAACATGCGCCGCGCATTCCCGAAGTGACGGCGCATCTGGTTGAGGCGGGGGGCAAACGGCTTCGGCCCATGCTGACCTTAGCTGCGGCAGATCTGTGCGGTTATGTGGGCGACCATGACGAAAAGCTGGCGGCGACGGTGGAGTTCATCCACACGGCCACGCTGTTGCATGATGATGTGGTGGACGAAAGCGCGCAGCGGCGCGGGCGGGCCACGGCGAACCTGCTTTGGGACAATAAATCCAGCGTGCTGGTGGGTGATTATCTTTTCTCACGCTCGTTTCAGTTGATGGTGGAAACGGGCAGCCTGCGCGTGCTCGACATCCTCGCCAATGCGTCGGCCACGATTGCCGAGGGTGAGGTTTTGCAGCTGACGGCGGCGCGGGATCTGGCCACCACGGAAGAGATTTATCTGCAAGTGGTGCGCGGCAAGACGGCGGCGCTTTTCTCGGCGGCGACTGAGGTTGGTGGGGTCATCGCTGGCGCGCCTGAGGATCATGTGAAGGCGCTTTTTGACTATGGCGATGCGCTTGGGATTGCCTTCCAGATTGCCGATGATCTGCTTGATTTTCAGGGTGATAGCGCCACAACCGGCAAGAATGTCGGCGATGATTTCCGTGAGCGCAAGCTGACCCTGCCAATTATCAAGGCGGTGGCGGCGGCAGACGCGGAAGAGCGCGCATTTTGGTCCCGCACAATTGAGAAGGGCCGGCAGGAAGAGGGCGACCTGGAGCATGCGGTGTCGCTTCTGCATCGCCACGGGGCGTTGGAGGCCACGCGCGCGGACGCTGTGGCGTGGGCCGATATGGCCAAGGCCGCGATTGCCCAATTCCCGGAGCATCCGGTGCGCGACATGCTGAGCGATTTGTCGGATTACGTGGTGGCACGGCTGGCCTGA
- a CDS encoding putative signal transducing protein, protein MKQLLRTTDMSTIAFAQALLQGEGIDCFEMDVNMSVLEGGIGIFPRRLMVAERDYTAAARALTDNGIEVHEGP, encoded by the coding sequence ATGAAACAGCTTCTACGCACCACAGATATGTCGACAATCGCCTTTGCCCAAGCCTTGCTTCAGGGCGAGGGTATAGACTGCTTTGAAATGGACGTAAATATGAGCGTCCTCGAAGGTGGTATCGGGATTTTTCCCCGTCGTCTGATGGTGGCAGAGCGGGATTACACCGCCGCTGCACGTGCGCTCACCGACAATGGCATCGAGGTGCATGAAGGCCCCTGA
- a CDS encoding YdcH family protein: MSLGSHIEELKRKHEALSAEVDAAQRAPSIDQLQIADLKKQKLRLKEEITRLSTAA, translated from the coding sequence ATGAGCTTGGGTTCGCACATCGAGGAACTGAAGAGAAAACACGAAGCTCTCTCGGCCGAAGTAGATGCAGCGCAACGCGCACCGAGCATTGATCAGCTGCAAATCGCTGATCTTAAAAAGCAAAAGCTGCGTCTCAAGGAAGAGATCACACGCCTGTCCACTGCTGCCTGA
- the gcvA gene encoding transcriptional regulator GcvA, translated as MSDRLPPLTALRAFDAAARHMSFQRAAVELNVTPAALSFQIKSLEEHLGAPLFIRRNRAVSLTEAGHALAPGARDGFEALGSAWRAARRVNDHASLTVTAGPAFTAIWLAPRLYSFAQAHPEIELRLSAGLGLVDLTRTEVDVAVRFGYGPDPETLFAEPFLGDWVVPMMTPEVAAQIPDLASMGRASLIHQDDLRFLDPPTDWPAWFRAVGLPLRDWSGPRFSQADHAMDAALSGAGVLLGRVSLAAPLLEAGRLVAPFKTGLKTIAHYRILCVAGTEERPQIKAFREWLKDLTSAIPKQAEGFTLIDPGDVPAA; from the coding sequence ATGTCTGATCGCCTGCCCCCGCTCACCGCCTTGCGCGCTTTCGATGCTGCCGCGCGTCACATGTCTTTTCAGCGAGCAGCGGTAGAATTAAACGTCACCCCTGCCGCGCTCAGTTTTCAGATCAAATCCTTGGAAGAGCATCTTGGCGCGCCGCTGTTCATTCGCCGCAACAGGGCGGTGTCGTTGACGGAGGCGGGTCATGCCTTGGCACCCGGCGCACGGGATGGGTTCGAGGCGCTTGGGTCGGCCTGGCGCGCGGCGCGGCGGGTCAATGATCACGCCTCACTCACCGTCACGGCGGGCCCCGCCTTTACCGCCATATGGCTCGCCCCGCGCCTTTACAGTTTCGCGCAGGCCCACCCCGAGATTGAGTTGCGCCTCAGCGCGGGTCTGGGCCTCGTGGACCTGACGCGCACCGAGGTGGATGTGGCGGTCCGCTTTGGATACGGCCCTGATCCCGAGACGTTGTTTGCAGAGCCGTTTTTGGGGGATTGGGTCGTGCCGATGATGACGCCCGAGGTGGCGGCGCAAATTCCCGATCTTGCATCAATGGGGCGTGCGAGCCTGATCCATCAGGACGATCTGCGCTTTCTCGACCCACCCACGGATTGGCCTGCATGGTTCCGTGCGGTGGGCCTGCCACTGCGCGATTGGTCAGGACCGCGGTTTTCGCAAGCCGATCATGCGATGGATGCGGCGCTGTCGGGGGCTGGGGTACTTTTGGGGCGCGTCAGTCTTGCGGCCCCTCTGCTTGAGGCGGGGCGACTTGTCGCGCCCTTCAAGACCGGGCTCAAAACCATCGCGCATTACCGCATTCTATGCGTTGCAGGCACTGAGGAGCGACCTCAGATTAAAGCCTTTCGAGAGTGGCTCAAGGATCTGACCTCCGCCATACCGAAGCAGGCGGAGGGATTTACCCTGATTGATCCGGGCGATGTGCCTGCGGCCTAG
- the phbB gene encoding acetoacetyl-CoA reductase, whose product MARTALVTGGSRGIGEAISKKLKAEGYNVAATYAGNDEAAAKFTAEIGIKTYKWNVANYEDSAAGIAKVEAELGPIDVVVANAGITRDAPFHKMTPEQWHEVIDTNLTGVFNTVHPIWPGMRERKFGRVIVISSINGQKGQFAQVNYAATKAGDLGIVKSLAQEGARAGITANAICPGYIATEMVMAVPEKVRESIIGQIPAGRLGEPEEIARCVAFLASDDSGFINGSTISANGAQFFV is encoded by the coding sequence ATGGCACGAACAGCACTCGTCACCGGCGGAAGCCGTGGAATCGGTGAAGCGATTTCCAAAAAGCTCAAAGCTGAGGGCTATAACGTGGCCGCAACTTATGCTGGCAATGATGAGGCTGCGGCCAAGTTCACTGCCGAGATTGGCATCAAGACATACAAGTGGAACGTGGCCAATTATGAAGACAGCGCTGCCGGCATCGCAAAGGTGGAGGCCGAGCTTGGCCCGATCGACGTGGTCGTTGCCAATGCGGGTATCACCCGCGATGCGCCCTTCCACAAGATGACGCCTGAGCAGTGGCATGAGGTGATCGACACCAACCTCACCGGCGTTTTCAACACGGTTCACCCGATCTGGCCCGGCATGCGCGAGCGCAAGTTTGGCCGCGTGATCGTCATCTCCTCGATCAACGGTCAGAAGGGTCAGTTCGCGCAAGTAAACTATGCGGCCACCAAGGCGGGCGATCTGGGTATCGTGAAATCCCTCGCCCAAGAGGGCGCGCGCGCAGGCATCACGGCGAATGCCATCTGCCCCGGCTATATTGCGACCGAAATGGTCATGGCCGTGCCGGAAAAGGTCCGCGAGAGCATTATTGGCCAGATCCCCGCGGGTCGCCTGGGCGAGCCGGAAGAGATCGCGCGCTGCGTGGCGTTCCTTGCGTCGGACGATTCGGGCTTCATCAACGGGTCGACCATTTCGGCCAACGGGGCGCAATTCTTCGTCTGA
- a CDS encoding acetyl-CoA C-acetyltransferase, whose translation MTNVVIASAARTAVGSFGGSFANTPAHDLGAAVLEAVVERAGVDKSEVSETILGQVLTAAQGQNPARQAHINAGLPQESAAWSINQVCGSGLRAVALGAQHIQLGDASIVAAGGQENMTLSPHASHMRAGTKMGDAKFIDTMIRDGLWDAFNNYHMGQTAENVAEKWQISREMQDAFALASQNKAEAAQKAGKFDDEIAAFTVKTRKGDIIVDKDEYIRHGATMEAMQKMRPAFTKDGSVTAANASGLNDGAAATLLMSVEEAAKRGIEPLARIASFATAGLDPSIMGVGPIHASRKALEKAGWSVGDLDLVEANEAFAAQACAVNKEMGWDPAIVNVNGGAIAIGHPIGASGCRVLNTLLFEMKRRGAKKGLATLCIGGGMGVALCVER comes from the coding sequence ATGACCAACGTCGTTATCGCATCGGCCGCACGCACGGCTGTCGGCTCTTTCGGGGGCTCTTTCGCAAACACACCGGCGCATGATCTGGGTGCTGCCGTGCTGGAGGCGGTTGTCGAGCGCGCGGGCGTGGATAAATCAGAGGTCTCTGAGACCATTCTGGGGCAGGTCCTGACAGCCGCTCAGGGCCAAAACCCCGCGCGTCAGGCGCACATCAATGCGGGCCTGCCTCAGGAGAGCGCGGCTTGGAGCATCAATCAGGTCTGTGGGTCCGGCCTGCGCGCTGTGGCGCTGGGCGCGCAGCATATCCAGCTTGGAGATGCCTCCATCGTTGCGGCGGGTGGTCAGGAAAACATGACGCTCAGCCCCCATGCCTCGCATATGCGTGCGGGCACCAAGATGGGCGACGCGAAATTCATCGACACGATGATCCGCGATGGCCTGTGGGATGCGTTCAACAACTATCACATGGGGCAGACGGCCGAGAATGTTGCCGAGAAATGGCAGATCAGCCGCGAGATGCAGGATGCGTTTGCGTTGGCCAGCCAGAACAAGGCCGAAGCCGCACAGAAGGCAGGCAAGTTCGACGATGAGATCGCGGCCTTTACCGTGAAAACCCGCAAGGGCGATATCATTGTCGACAAGGATGAGTACATCCGCCATGGCGCGACAATGGAGGCGATGCAGAAGATGCGGCCCGCCTTTACCAAAGATGGCAGTGTGACCGCCGCCAACGCCTCTGGCCTTAATGACGGTGCTGCGGCCACGCTGTTGATGAGCGTCGAAGAAGCGGCAAAACGTGGCATTGAGCCCTTGGCGCGTATCGCGAGCTTTGCCACAGCCGGTCTCGACCCGTCGATCATGGGTGTGGGGCCGATCCATGCGAGCCGCAAGGCGCTTGAAAAGGCGGGCTGGTCTGTTGGTGATCTCGACCTCGTGGAGGCCAATGAGGCCTTCGCCGCACAGGCTTGCGCGGTGAACAAGGAGATGGGTTGGGACCCGGCCATCGTCAACGTGAACGGCGGCGCGATTGCGATCGGGCATCCCATCGGTGCGTCCGGCTGCCGCGTTCTCAACACGCTGCTTTTCGAGATGAAGCGCCGTGGTGCGAAGAAGGGCCTTGCAACGCTCTGCATCGGTGGCGGCATGGGTGTCGCACTCTGCGTCGAACGGTGA
- a CDS encoding EAL domain-containing protein → MSDARKAKWADIPLGHQDPLSYAISARDESVIAMVDAAVRHKQVMLAYQPVVTAGSGGQIAFYEGLIRVLDATGRIIPAKDFITSIETAETGRIVDCLALEKGIRTLGAHPDLRLAINMSARSIGYPRWMRILKRALANDPILGERLILEITESSAMLVPELVVTFMEEMQSKGISFALDDFGAGYTSFRYLKDFYFDIIKIDGQFIRGISTDPDNQVLTNALASIARQFDMFTVAENVERAEDAAYLAAIGIDCLQGYYFGAPSVKPAWLSPEAVLRSA, encoded by the coding sequence ATGAGTGATGCGCGTAAGGCCAAATGGGCCGATATCCCCTTAGGCCACCAAGATCCGTTATCCTATGCCATCAGCGCGCGGGATGAATCCGTGATAGCAATGGTGGATGCAGCCGTGCGGCATAAGCAGGTTATGCTTGCTTATCAGCCTGTTGTGACGGCAGGGTCTGGTGGCCAGATTGCGTTTTACGAAGGGTTGATCCGGGTTCTGGATGCGACTGGACGGATTATTCCCGCCAAAGATTTCATCACCTCAATCGAGACGGCAGAGACCGGGCGAATCGTCGATTGCCTTGCGTTGGAGAAGGGCATTCGCACGCTGGGCGCGCATCCGGATTTGCGGCTCGCGATCAATATGTCGGCCCGCTCCATCGGTTACCCGCGCTGGATGCGCATCCTCAAACGGGCGCTGGCCAATGATCCGATACTGGGCGAGCGGCTTATCCTTGAAATCACGGAAAGCTCCGCCATGCTTGTGCCGGAGTTGGTCGTGACCTTCATGGAAGAGATGCAGAGCAAGGGGATCAGCTTTGCACTCGATGATTTTGGTGCGGGCTATACCTCGTTCAGGTATCTCAAGGATTTCTACTTCGATATCATTAAGATCGACGGGCAGTTCATCCGCGGGATATCCACCGATCCCGACAATCAGGTGCTGACCAATGCGCTGGCCAGTATCGCGCGGCAGTTCGATATGTTCACCGTGGCTGAAAACGTTGAGCGGGCCGAGGATGCGGCCTATCTCGCGGCCATCGGAATTGATTGCTTGCAGGGGTATTACTTTGGTGCGCCATCGGTAAAGCCTGCATGGCTCAGCCCTGAGGCTGTCCTGAGGTCGGCCTGA
- a CDS encoding DNA-3-methyladenine glycosylase I: MTDRCGWVGLEEIYIQYHDTEWGVPEYDSRALWEKLILDGFQAGLSWITILKKRDNFRAAFADFDPNVIATWGEPEVTRLLGDAGIIRHRGKIEATITNAQAWQRIEAEQGFDRYLWGFLGGAPLQNTYINQADVPAFTPLSTAISKDLKKRGFKFCGPTIVYAFMQACGLVNDHLTSCPCHARVAALAR, encoded by the coding sequence ATGACCGATCGGTGTGGATGGGTCGGGCTTGAGGAGATTTACATCCAGTATCACGACACCGAATGGGGCGTGCCAGAATATGACAGCCGTGCCCTTTGGGAGAAACTGATCCTTGACGGGTTTCAGGCCGGGCTGAGTTGGATCACCATCCTTAAAAAGCGCGATAATTTCCGCGCGGCCTTTGCCGATTTTGATCCAAATGTGATCGCTACATGGGGCGAGCCTGAGGTCACGCGCCTTCTCGGTGATGCCGGGATCATCCGCCACAGGGGCAAGATTGAGGCCACGATCACGAACGCCCAAGCGTGGCAACGGATCGAAGCCGAGCAGGGTTTTGACCGCTACCTCTGGGGCTTTCTCGGTGGTGCGCCATTGCAAAACACCTATATCAATCAGGCCGATGTGCCCGCCTTCACGCCCCTATCCACCGCGATCTCCAAAGACCTCAAAAAACGCGGTTTCAAGTTCTGCGGGCCGACCATCGTCTATGCGTTCATGCAGGCCTGCGGGCTGGTGAACGACCATTTGACCAGCTGCCCCTGCCACGCTCGCGTGGCCGCTCTCGCCCGTTGA
- a CDS encoding D-alanyl-D-alanine carboxypeptidase family protein, protein MKARGRQPIRLGVFALAAIWMFVIVPLSAAAAPYAAMVMDARSGEVLHARNADTRLHPASLTKMMTLYVAFEAIENGEIGLDDMVKISRHAANEPPSKLGLKAGSSIKLRFLIRAAAVKSANDASTAIAEAISGSEAAFARRMNRTAKALGMSRTTFKNAHGLTEAGHLSTARDMTVMGRHVFYDYPQYYNLFSRIEANAGVRTVLHTNRRLLNSYRGADGIKTGYTRAAGFNLVASAERGQERIIATVFGGRSTNTRNARVAELLDMGFKRAPTRVALNRPVKPVYQGPGTRDVAAPDTQVATSGAAGRTVRLISAAAVKKSLRPQSRPASEVPVLVANQTDIERALREAKEAGIDLAVLEPATSAEAIVEAYETPAVTPAEPSTPPEEIILASVAPTVALKPQRRPQDLIDAKIVTADPVQEVVTRISTSGGHDWGINVGRYPSQYKARKVLLTTALSEMGTLDGSLRKVVKRAGGFDANFMGMTREGADRACRRLAAKKFTCFMIEPG, encoded by the coding sequence ATGAAGGCTCGGGGTAGGCAACCGATCCGGCTCGGCGTGTTCGCGTTGGCCGCAATCTGGATGTTCGTAATCGTTCCGCTTAGCGCGGCGGCTGCGCCCTATGCGGCGATGGTCATGGATGCGCGCTCGGGTGAGGTGCTGCATGCGCGCAACGCCGACACGCGCCTGCACCCCGCTTCCCTCACCAAGATGATGACGCTTTATGTGGCGTTTGAGGCGATTGAAAATGGCGAGATTGGCCTCGACGATATGGTGAAAATCTCCCGTCATGCCGCCAATGAGCCACCCTCCAAGCTGGGCCTCAAAGCAGGAAGCTCCATCAAGCTGCGGTTTCTCATTCGTGCGGCGGCGGTAAAATCGGCCAATGACGCCTCCACCGCCATTGCCGAGGCTATCTCCGGGTCGGAGGCTGCGTTTGCGCGCCGGATGAACCGCACGGCCAAGGCGCTGGGAATGTCGCGCACCACGTTCAAAAATGCTCACGGCTTGACCGAAGCAGGGCACCTCTCCACCGCCCGCGATATGACGGTCATGGGGCGGCATGTGTTCTACGACTACCCGCAATATTACAACCTCTTCTCCCGGATCGAGGCCAATGCCGGTGTGCGCACCGTGCTGCACACCAACCGCCGCCTGCTCAATTCCTATCGTGGTGCGGACGGGATCAAGACGGGCTATACACGTGCAGCGGGATTCAACCTTGTGGCCAGCGCCGAGCGCGGTCAGGAACGCATCATCGCCACCGTGTTCGGCGGACGCTCCACTAACACACGCAACGCCCGCGTGGCCGAGCTTTTGGACATGGGCTTCAAACGCGCGCCCACGCGCGTAGCCCTCAACCGGCCCGTCAAACCCGTCTACCAAGGCCCCGGCACGCGCGACGTAGCCGCCCCAGACACCCAAGTTGCCACATCTGGCGCTGCCGGGCGCACGGTGCGCCTTATTTCTGCCGCCGCCGTGAAGAAAAGCCTGCGTCCACAATCGCGGCCCGCGTCTGAGGTCCCCGTTCTGGTGGCCAATCAGACCGACATCGAAAGAGCACTACGAGAAGCCAAAGAGGCCGGTATCGACCTTGCCGTGCTGGAGCCCGCAACGTCAGCAGAAGCGATCGTAGAGGCCTACGAAACTCCCGCCGTAACGCCCGCTGAGCCAAGCACGCCACCTGAGGAGATTATCCTCGCCTCCGTAGCCCCCACCGTAGCTCTCAAGCCCCAGCGTAGACCGCAAGATCTGATCGACGCCAAGATCGTTACAGCAGATCCCGTGCAGGAGGTTGTCACCCGTATTTCAACCTCGGGTGGGCATGATTGGGGCATCAATGTAGGTCGCTATCCCAGCCAATACAAAGCACGCAAAGTCTTACTGACAACCGCGCTCAGTGAGATGGGCACCCTTGATGGATCTTTGCGCAAAGTGGTCAAGCGCGCGGGCGGCTTCGACGCCAATTTCATGGGCATGACCCGGGAGGGAGCAGACCGCGCATGCCGCCGCCTCGCTGCCAAGAAATTCACCTGCTTCATGATCGAACCGGGCTGA
- a CDS encoding glutathione S-transferase family protein — protein sequence MPGSSSEIILHNYPQSPVAEKARIAFGIKGLAWRNVLIPRITPKPMLTALTGGYRRTPVMQIGADIYCDSQCILRELESRFPSPTFFPGADEGLLWCLSRWTDGALFDMAVKVILGAAGDDLPSDFAADRGRLYFGQDWAEGLKAANANLPHLAAQFRAPLQWLNTQLADNRAFLLGEQPAAIDAQFYNLVWFLRGRWAQGPEFLSEFAHLERWEGNVRAIGHGTMRDMSPEEAITIAAEATPTAVQATDPHEPQGLRPGLRVSVSPDVDGGEQPVEGEVVSADSHRIVLHRETPEIGAVCVHFPRTGYRVEILT from the coding sequence ATGCCCGGAAGCTCAAGCGAGATCATCCTGCACAATTACCCCCAATCGCCCGTGGCCGAAAAGGCGCGGATTGCCTTTGGCATCAAGGGTCTTGCATGGCGCAACGTGCTGATCCCACGGATTACGCCAAAGCCGATGCTGACGGCTCTGACCGGCGGCTACAGGCGCACGCCCGTAATGCAAATCGGGGCCGATATCTATTGCGACAGCCAATGTATCCTGCGTGAGCTGGAAAGCCGCTTCCCCTCGCCCACCTTCTTTCCCGGCGCGGATGAGGGCCTTCTGTGGTGCCTGAGCCGCTGGACCGATGGCGCTCTTTTTGACATGGCGGTGAAGGTTATTCTGGGTGCCGCGGGCGACGATCTGCCTTCAGATTTTGCCGCTGATCGCGGGCGGCTCTATTTTGGGCAGGATTGGGCCGAGGGGCTGAAAGCTGCAAACGCCAACCTGCCCCATCTGGCCGCGCAGTTTCGCGCGCCGCTTCAGTGGCTCAATACGCAGCTTGCGGACAATCGCGCCTTTTTGCTGGGCGAGCAGCCTGCCGCGATTGACGCACAATTCTACAATCTGGTGTGGTTTCTGCGCGGTCGCTGGGCGCAGGGTCCGGAATTCCTGTCCGAGTTTGCACATCTTGAACGCTGGGAGGGCAATGTCCGCGCCATCGGCCATGGTACAATGCGCGACATGAGCCCTGAGGAGGCCATAACCATCGCCGCAGAGGCCACCCCGACCGCTGTCCAAGCGACGGACCCGCACGAGCCACAAGGCTTGCGCCCCGGTCTACGCGTGAGCGTCTCACCCGATGTTGACGGTGGCGAGCAACCCGTTGAGGGGGAGGTCGTGTCCGCCGACAGCCACCGCATCGTGCTGCACCGCGAAACACCTGAGATTGGTGCAGTCTGCGTGCATTTTCCAAGGACGGGCTACCGGGTGGAAATTCTTACCTGA
- the ccoS gene encoding cbb3-type cytochrome oxidase assembly protein CcoS produces MNILVYLIPISLLLGGAGLVAFIYTIRSNQYDDPEGDARRILSDEWDDNPRP; encoded by the coding sequence ATGAATATTCTGGTCTATCTGATACCGATATCGCTGCTCTTGGGCGGCGCGGGCTTGGTTGCGTTCATCTACACGATCCGCAGCAATCAGTATGACGACCCCGAGGGAGACGCGCGCCGCATCCTGTCGGATGAATGGGACGACAACCCGCGCCCCTGA